In Kitasatospora sp. NBC_00240, the following are encoded in one genomic region:
- a CDS encoding ferritin-like domain-containing protein produces MLTTRSLFNEIYLNDEAYQLFCSIAAGGEDQGGWENERIHSLAQDPVLAPKIARHGADERKHGRIFTQLLHKRGLDKVPVPPRADYCMLLERQGIGLAHERLKSDVPLAEREIITYLAHSRVTEQRASEQMRQLMKAYQDNPDLGRAMQMISADEDNHLAYCHEELLRLSAAGHGPYIRHTLEHIAKGEIRTHRDVGLTVMAAMGRILGWPLPRRVLLAAGLYGLYLYEATLGWRRMVRLRMPARRNALGTPAPPHAELPH; encoded by the coding sequence GTGCTGACCACCCGATCTCTCTTCAACGAGATCTACCTGAACGACGAGGCGTACCAGCTGTTCTGCAGCATCGCCGCCGGGGGCGAGGACCAGGGCGGCTGGGAGAACGAGCGGATCCACTCGCTGGCGCAGGATCCGGTGCTGGCCCCCAAGATCGCCCGGCACGGCGCCGACGAGCGCAAGCACGGCCGGATCTTCACCCAGCTGCTGCACAAGCGCGGGCTCGACAAGGTGCCGGTGCCGCCGAGGGCCGACTACTGCATGCTGCTGGAGCGCCAGGGCATCGGCCTGGCCCACGAACGGCTGAAGTCCGACGTGCCGCTGGCCGAGCGGGAGATCATCACCTACCTGGCGCACAGCCGGGTCACCGAGCAGCGTGCCTCGGAGCAGATGCGTCAGCTGATGAAGGCCTACCAGGACAACCCGGACCTGGGCCGGGCGATGCAGATGATCTCCGCGGACGAGGACAACCACCTCGCGTACTGCCACGAGGAGCTGCTCCGGCTGTCCGCCGCCGGCCACGGCCCGTACATCCGGCACACCCTGGAGCACATCGCCAAGGGCGAGATCCGCACCCACCGGGACGTCGGCCTCACCGTGATGGCCGCGATGGGCCGGATCCTCGGCTGGCCCCTCCCCCGGCGGGTGCTGCTGGCCGCCGGCCTCTACGGCCTCTACCTGTACGAGGCCACCCTCGGGTGGCGGCGGATGGTGCGGCTGCGGATGCCCGCGCGCCGCAACGCGCTGGGGACCCCGGCCCCGCCGCACGCCGAGCTGCCGCACTGA
- the folE gene encoding GTP cyclohydrolase I FolE — MIDPVTFDGPSNVGVFDQKRAENAVRELLLAVGEDPDREGLLETPARVARAYKEIFAGLWQEPEEVLTTTFDLGHDEMVLVKDIELTSVCEHHLVPFRGVAHVGYIPSASGKITGLSKLARLVDVYARRPQVQERLTSQVADALMRILEPRGAIVVVECEHMCMSMRGIRKPGAKTITSCVRGQLRDPATRAEAMSLIIGR, encoded by the coding sequence ATGATCGACCCGGTCACCTTCGACGGTCCGTCCAACGTCGGGGTCTTCGACCAGAAGCGGGCCGAGAACGCCGTCCGGGAGCTCCTGCTGGCCGTGGGGGAGGACCCGGACCGCGAGGGGCTCCTGGAGACCCCGGCCCGGGTGGCCCGCGCCTACAAGGAGATATTCGCCGGTCTCTGGCAGGAGCCGGAGGAAGTCCTCACCACCACCTTCGACCTCGGCCACGACGAGATGGTGCTGGTCAAGGACATCGAGCTGACCTCGGTCTGCGAGCACCACCTGGTGCCGTTCCGCGGTGTCGCGCACGTCGGGTACATCCCGTCGGCCAGCGGCAAGATCACCGGCCTGTCCAAGCTGGCCCGGCTGGTGGACGTCTACGCCCGCCGCCCGCAGGTGCAGGAGCGGCTCACCAGCCAGGTCGCCGACGCGCTGATGCGGATCCTGGAGCCGCGCGGGGCGATCGTCGTCGTCGAGTGCGAGCACATGTGCATGTCGATGCGGGGCATCCGCAAGCCCGGCGCCAAGACGATCACGTCCTGCGTGCGCGGCCAGCTGCGCGACCCCGCGACCCGCGCCGAGGCGATGAGCCTGATCATCGGGCGCTAG
- the ftsH gene encoding ATP-dependent zinc metalloprotease FtsH produces the protein MDVKRYFRAPIMWIVLAVLAVIVLMQVVSDSNGYKTVDTGQVVAAINAGEVKSAQITTGDSNTVKIQLKDGATLPTSGTGKTPSGSKFQASYIGDQGKDIAARLQTQIDDKDANTLPEGYTISPEKQSTFVSLLLSMLPIVIIVLVFLFLMNQMQGGGSRVMQFGKSKAKLLTKDTPKTTFADVAGADEAVEELHEIKEFLQEPAKFQAVGAKIPKGVLLYGPPGTGKTLLARAVAGEAGVPFYSISGSDFVEMFVGVGASRVRDLFEQAKANAPAIVFVDEIDAVGRHRGAGLGGGHDEREQTLNQLLVEMDGFDVKGGVILIAATNRPDILDPALLRPGRFDRQIAVERPDLQGRLDILKVHQKGKPVAPDVDLKAVAKRTPGFTGADLANVLNEAALLTARSDKKLVDNFTLDEAIDRVVAGPQKRTRIMSEKEKKITAYHEGGHALVAAASPNADPVHKITILSRGRALGYTMVLPEEDKYSTTRNEMLDQLAYMLGGRAAEELVFHDPTTGASNDIEKATATARAMVTQYGMTERLGAIKFGSSESEPFLGREMGHQRDYSEEVAGLVDEEVKKLIENAHNEAWEILVENRDVLDNLVLELLEKETLNKEQIAEIFAPIVKRPARPAWTGSSRRTPSTRPPVQSPKELALTNGAAALTEAAPVVDTVKVPPVPGDAPAEG, from the coding sequence ATGGACGTCAAGCGATACTTCCGTGCGCCGATCATGTGGATCGTGCTGGCCGTCCTCGCCGTCATTGTGCTGATGCAGGTCGTTTCGGACTCGAACGGCTACAAGACGGTGGACACCGGGCAGGTCGTCGCGGCGATCAATGCCGGCGAGGTCAAATCGGCGCAGATCACCACTGGTGATTCGAATACTGTCAAGATCCAGCTGAAGGACGGCGCGACGCTCCCGACTTCCGGGACGGGCAAGACGCCTTCGGGCAGCAAGTTCCAGGCCTCCTACATCGGGGACCAGGGCAAGGACATCGCGGCGCGGCTGCAGACGCAGATCGACGACAAGGATGCCAACACCCTGCCCGAGGGCTACACCATCAGCCCCGAGAAGCAGAGCACCTTCGTCAGCCTGCTGCTGTCGATGCTGCCGATCGTCATCATCGTGCTGGTCTTCCTCTTCCTGATGAACCAGATGCAGGGTGGCGGCTCGCGGGTCATGCAGTTCGGCAAGTCCAAGGCCAAGCTGCTGACCAAGGACACCCCCAAGACGACCTTCGCGGACGTCGCCGGTGCGGACGAGGCGGTGGAGGAGCTCCACGAGATCAAGGAGTTCCTGCAGGAGCCGGCCAAGTTCCAGGCCGTCGGCGCCAAGATCCCCAAGGGTGTGCTGCTCTACGGCCCGCCCGGGACCGGCAAGACCCTGCTCGCCCGCGCGGTCGCGGGTGAGGCCGGCGTGCCGTTCTACTCGATCTCCGGCTCCGACTTCGTCGAGATGTTCGTGGGTGTCGGCGCGAGCCGGGTCCGCGACCTCTTCGAGCAGGCCAAGGCGAACGCCCCGGCGATCGTCTTCGTCGACGAGATCGACGCCGTCGGCCGGCACCGTGGTGCGGGTCTCGGCGGCGGCCACGACGAGCGCGAGCAGACTCTCAACCAGCTGCTGGTCGAGATGGACGGCTTCGACGTCAAGGGCGGCGTCATCCTGATCGCGGCCACCAACCGCCCGGACATCCTGGACCCGGCGCTGCTGCGCCCGGGCCGCTTCGACCGGCAGATCGCGGTCGAGCGCCCGGACCTGCAGGGCCGGCTGGACATCCTCAAGGTGCACCAGAAGGGCAAGCCGGTCGCTCCGGACGTCGACCTCAAGGCCGTCGCCAAGCGCACCCCCGGCTTCACCGGTGCCGACCTGGCGAACGTGCTCAACGAGGCAGCGCTGCTGACGGCCCGCTCCGACAAGAAGCTGGTCGACAACTTCACCCTCGACGAGGCGATCGACCGGGTCGTGGCCGGCCCGCAGAAGCGGACCCGGATCATGTCCGAGAAGGAGAAGAAGATCACCGCGTACCACGAGGGCGGTCACGCCCTGGTCGCGGCGGCCTCCCCCAACGCGGACCCGGTCCACAAGATCACCATCCTGTCCCGCGGGCGGGCCCTCGGCTACACCATGGTGCTGCCGGAGGAGGACAAGTACTCCACCACCCGCAACGAGATGCTCGACCAGCTCGCGTACATGCTGGGCGGGCGCGCGGCGGAGGAGCTGGTCTTCCACGACCCGACCACCGGCGCCTCGAACGACATCGAGAAGGCCACGGCCACCGCCCGCGCGATGGTCACGCAGTACGGCATGACCGAGCGGCTGGGTGCGATCAAGTTCGGTTCGAGCGAGTCCGAGCCGTTCCTGGGCCGTGAGATGGGCCACCAGCGCGACTACTCGGAAGAGGTCGCCGGGCTGGTCGACGAAGAGGTCAAGAAGCTCATCGAGAACGCGCACAACGAGGCCTGGGAGATCCTGGTCGAGAACCGCGACGTGCTCGACAACCTGGTCCTGGAGCTCCTGGAGAAGGAGACCCTCAACAAGGAGCAGATCGCCGAGATCTTCGCGCCGATCGTCAAGCGCCCGGCCCGGCCGGCCTGGACGGGCTCGTCCCGTCGCACGCCGTCCACCCGTCCGCCGGTGCAGTCCCCGAAGGAGCTGGCGCTCACCAACGGCGCCGCCGCCCTGACGGAGGCCGCCCCTGTGGTGGACACCGTGAAGGTGCCGCCCGTTCCCGGCGACGCCCCCGCGGAGGGCTGA
- the hpt gene encoding hypoxanthine phosphoribosyltransferase, whose amino-acid sequence MDDKDMGADLAKVLISKDEIDAKLLELAERIDRDYAGRDLLIVGVLKGAVMVMADLARALHSQVTMDWMAVSSYGMGTKSSGVVRILKDLDTDIAGRDVLIVEDIIDSGLTLSWLLGNLGSRRPASLEVCTLLRKPDAAKVEIDVKYVGFDIPNEFVVGYGLDYAEKLRNLPFIGTLAPHVYGG is encoded by the coding sequence GTGGACGACAAGGACATGGGCGCCGACCTGGCGAAGGTGCTCATCAGCAAGGACGAGATCGACGCCAAGCTCCTGGAGCTGGCCGAGCGGATCGACCGGGACTACGCCGGACGTGATCTGCTGATCGTCGGCGTCCTCAAGGGTGCGGTGATGGTCATGGCCGACCTCGCCCGCGCGCTGCACTCCCAGGTGACGATGGACTGGATGGCCGTCTCCTCGTACGGGATGGGCACCAAGTCCTCCGGCGTGGTGCGTATCCTCAAGGACCTCGACACCGACATCGCCGGCCGGGACGTCCTGATCGTCGAGGACATCATCGACTCCGGCCTGACGCTGTCCTGGCTGCTCGGCAACCTGGGCTCGCGCCGCCCGGCCTCCCTGGAGGTCTGCACGCTGCTGCGCAAGCCCGACGCGGCCAAGGTCGAGATCGACGTCAAGTACGTCGGCTTCGACATCCCCAACGAGTTCGTGGTCGGTTACGGCCTGGACTACGCGGAGAAGCTGCGCAACCTGCCGTTCATCGGCACCCTGGCCCCGCACGTCTACGGCGGCTGA